The Plantactinospora sp. KBS50 sequence CCGACGTCTCGGCCGAGCTGTCGGCGTACCTGGCGGCGCTGGACGCGGACCCGGCCCGGTTGCAGGCCGTCTACGAGCGCCGCGCCGTGCTGCGCGGACTGACCCGCAAGTACGCCGACGACGTGGCCGGGGTGATCGCCTGGGCCGACCGGGCCCGCGCCCGGCTGTCCGAGCTGGACACCTCGGACGAGCTGCTGGATGAGCTGGACCGGGAGCGGCAGCGGCTGGCCGGTGAGGTGGCCGAGCTGTCCGGCCGGCTGTCGGCGTCGCGCCGGGAGGCGGCCGCGCGGTTCGCCGATCAGGTGACCGTGGAGCTGGCCGGGCTGGCGATGCCGCACGCCCGGATCGAGGTGGCGGTGCTGCCGCGTACCCCCGGGCGGGGTGAGCCGACCCTGGTGGTCGACGGCGCGGAGGTCGGCGTGGCCCCGGAGGGGGTGGACGAGGTCGAGCTGCGGCTGCTGGCGCACCCGGGTGCGCCCTCGCTGCCGTTGCAGCGCGGCGCCTCCGGCGGTGAGCTGTCCCGGGTGATGCTGGCGATCGAGGTGGTCTTCGCCGGCTCGGGTGGCCCGCCGACGCTGGTCTTCGACGAGGTGGACGCGGGCGTGGGCGGCCAGGCGGCGGTGGAGATCGGCCGGCGGCTGGCCAGGCTGGCCCGCAGTCACCAGGTCCTGGTGGTCACCCACCTGCCCCAGGTCGCGGCGTTCGCCGATCGGCATCTGGTGGTGGCCAAGGACACCGGGGGAGCGGTCACCACCAGCGGGGTGCACGTGGTGGAGGACACCGAACGGGCCCGGGAGCTGGCCCGGATGCTGGCGGGTTTGCCGGATTCCGACCTGGGTATCGCTCATGCGGAGGAACTGTTGGCCGTGGCGGCCCGGGAGCGACGCCCGTAGGGCGCGTGACCCCGCCCACCTTGTGACCTGAGTCATATTCGTGCCCGGATCGACCGGTTCACCGCCTGGCGGGGTCCCGATCGGGGCATGTCGGCGCGGGAAACTCGGTTTCGCATGCCAGGATGGGGGCGATGCGTCTACCCACGTTGCGCCGATCCCGGTCCGCGGAGCCGGGAACCGTGGTCGGCACCGCCCGCCTCGACCGCCGGACGAAGCGTCTGGTGGGGCGACTGCGGCCCGGTGACATCGCCGTGATCGACCACGTGGATCTGGACCGGGTGGCCGCCGACTCGCTGGTGGCGGTCGGCGTGTCCGCGGTGTTGAACGCCAAGCCGTCGGTGTCCGGGCGGTACCCGAACCTCGGCCCCGAGGTGCTGATCGGCGCGGGCATCCCGCTGGTCGACGACCTCGGCGAGAGCGCCTTCCAGCAGATCCACGAGGGCGACGCGGTCCGGGTGGACGGCAACACCGTGCTGGTCAACGACGAGCCGGTGGCGCACGGCATCCGCCAGGACGCCGAGAGCGTGGCCAAGGCCATGGCCGACGCCCGGGAGGGGCTGTCGGTGCAGCTCGAGGCGTTCGCGGCGAACACCATGGACTACCTCAAGCAGGAACGCGACCTGCTGCTGGACGGCGTGGGCGTGCCCGACGTCGACACCCACATCCGGGGCCGGCACTGCCTCATCGTGGTCCGCGGCTACGACTACAAGGCCGACCTGGACGTGCTGCGGCCCTACATCCGGGAGTTCAAGCCGGTCCTGATCGGCGTGGACGGCGGCGCGGACGCGCTGGTCGAGGCGGGCTACACCCCCGACATGATCATCGGGGACATGGACTCGGTCACCGACGACGTACTGCGGTGCGGCGCGGAGGTGATCGTGCACGCCTACCCGGACGGCCGGGCTCCCGGCCTGGAGCGGGTGCACTCGCTGGGCGTCAGCGCGCAGACCTTCCCGGCCGCGGCCACCAGCGAGGACCTGGCCATGCTGCTGGCCGACGGCAAGGGCGCCTCGCTGATCGTCGCGGTCGGCACCCACGCCACCCTCGTCGAGTTCCTCGACAAGGGCCGCGGCGGCATGGCGTCCACCTTCCTGACCCGGTTGAAGGTCGGCGGCAAGCTGGTCGACGCCAAGGGTGTCAGCCGGCTCTACCGGCAGAGCATCTCCGGTTCGTCGCTGCTGTTGCTCGTGCTCTCCGCCGTCGCCGCGATGGCCTCCGCGGTGGCGGTCTCCACGGTCGGCAAGGCCTATCTCGGCCTGGTTTCCGAGTGGTGGGACAATCTGGTCTTCCAGCTCGGGCAGCTCTTCTCCTGAGGTCGACGATCAAGAGGCTGCGGTGTGATTAATTTCCGGTACCACGTGGTGTCCCTGACGGCGGTGTTCCTGGCCCTGGCCATCGGGCTGGTCGTCGGCACAGCCGCGCTCAACGGCGAGGTCGCCGACTCGCTGAGCAACAACGTCGCGGCGCTGCGCAAGGACAACCAGCAGCTGCGGCAGAAGGTGGACAGCCTCCAGGACGAGGTGAACCGCGAGGAGGACTTCGCCCGCGACACCGCACCGATGCTGCTGACCGGGAAGCTCACCGGGCGCCGGGTGCTGCTGCTCACCCTGCCCAGCGGCCGCGACCACGTCGACGGTGTGAACGACATGCTGCGGATGGCCGGGGCCACCATCACCGGCCGGGTCGACGTGCAGGACAAGTTCGTGGACCCGAACAACGGGGTGACGCTGCTGGAACTCGCCGCGAAGGCGGCCCGGCCGAGCATTCCGGCCAGCTCGCTGCCGGGCAACAGCGACGGGGTGGAGACCAGCAGCGCGCTGTGGGCGGCGGCGCTGCTGGACCGGCCCGGGGCGCCGGCGGTCAGCGAGGCGGACCGCCGGGCGGTGCTGTCCACGTACACGTCCGCGGGCTACCTGACGGTCAGCGACAAGCTCAGCAACCCGGCCGAGATCGTGGTGGTGGTCAGCGGCCAGCCGTACATCGACCGGGACTCGGCCAAGAAGGACTCGTCGGTGGTCACCATGGCCAACCAGTTCGACCGGGCCGGGGCCGTGGTGGTGGCCGGCAGCGGCACCAGCGCCGGCAACCTGGTCAGCGCGGTCCGGGACGACCCGGCACTGTCCAAGACCGTGTCGACGGTCGACAACGCCAACACCGTGCAGGGCCAGGTGGTGACCGCGCTCGCGGTCATCGAACAGGTCACGGTACGCAAGGCCGGGCAGTACGGCCTGGGCACCGGCGCGACCTCTCCCGTCCCGAACATCCCGGCACAGTGAGCGCGAGGAGTGAGCGAGCGCAGCGAGTGAGCCCCGCAGTCGCGAACAGGGATGGCACAGTGAGCGCGAGGAGTGAGCGAGCGCAGCGAGTGAGCCCCGCAGTCGCGAACAGGGATGGCACAGTGAGCGCGAGGAGCAGGGGCGGCCGGTTGCTGGCCGCCGGCGCCGGCGCGGTGACGGCCCGCTGGGTGCTGCGCGCGATCGGCGGTTCCCGGTACGCCGGCCCGCTGCGCCGGACCAACTTCCACGGCCGGCAGGTGACGCTGGCCGCCGGGCCGGCGCTGGCCACCGGCGCCGCGCTGGCCGCCGCCGCGGGTTCCCCGAGCGTGCCGGCGGCCTCCGCCGCGCTGGTCGCGGGCCTCGGGTCGGGCGCGGTCGGGCTGTACGACGACGTGGTGGGCGCCCGGCCGGAGCAGAAGGCGGACAAGGGGTTCGCCGGGCACCTGCGGGCGCTGTCCGAGGGCCGGGTCAGCAGCGGCCTGGTCAAGATCGCCGGGGTGGGCGCCGCCGGCCTGGCCGCCGCCGCGCTGCTGGCGGCCGACCCGACGGTACGCCGCCATCCGCGGCGCACCGGTGGCGCGCTGGCTCGCGGCGTGGACGTGCTGCTCGGGGCCGGCGTGGTGGCCGGCACCGCCAACCTGATCAACCTGCTGGACCTGCGTCCCGGCCGGGCCGCCAAGGCGGCGCTGCTGGTGGGCGCGCCGCTGGCCACCGGCCCGGCGGGCGGGCTGGTGGCCGGGCCGCTCGGCGCGACCGCCGCGGTGCTGCCGGCCGACCTCGACGAGCGGGTGATGCTCGGCGACAGCGGCGCCAATGCCCTGGGCGCGCTGCTCGGGGTGGCCCTGGCGGCGCGTACCGGCCCGCGCGGCCGGGCCGGCATCCTGGCCGCGCTGGTGGCGCTCACCGCCGCCAGCGAGCGGGTCAGCTTCACCCGGGTGATCCAGTCCACCCCGGTGCTGCGCGAGTTGGACGCGCTCGGGCGGCTGCCCACCGAACCGTGAGCGGCGGTTCGCCGCCGACCGGCACCGGAGCGCCCCGCCTCGGCGGCCGGATCGCCGGGGCGGCCACGCTGATCGCCGTGCTCACCGTGGGCAGCCGGCTGGCCGGGTTCGGCCGGACCGCGGTGTTCCAGTCGGTGATCGGCGGCACCGACCTGGGCGCCATGTACGTGGTGTCGAACACCGTCCCCAACATCATTTTCGAGATCGTCGCGGGTGGGGCGCTGGCCAGTCTGGTCGTACCGCTGCTGGCCGGCGCGGTCGAGGCGGGCGACCGGCGTAGCGTGGCCGCGACCACCGGCACGCTGCTGACCTGGACCCTGGGTCTGCTGCTGCCGCTCGCGGTGCTGGTGGCGGTGTTCGCCCACCCGATCACCGCGGTGCTGGCCGCCGACCGGCCGGCCGAGCAGGTCGACTCGGCCGCCCGCATGCTGCGGCTGTTCGCCCCGCAACTGCCGCTGTACGGGGTGGGGATCGTGCTGACCGGCGTGTTGCAGGCGCACCGCCGGTTCGCCTGGCCGGTGCTGGCCCCGCTGCTGTCCAGCGTCACGGTGATCGGCGCGTACACGATGTTCGCGGTGGTGGTGCGCCCGGGCGCGGACATCGCGGCGGCCGGCCGCACCGGCGAGCTGATCCTCGCGGTCGGCACCACGGCCGGCGTACTGGTGCTGTCGCTGTGCCTGCTCGTGCCGCTGCGGTCGCTGCGGCTGCGGATCCGGCCGGGGCTGCGGTTCGGTGGCGCCGCCCGGTCCGCGGTGGGTCCGCTCGCGCTCGCCGGTGGACTCACCGTCGGGGCGCAGCAGGTCGCGCTGGCCGTCACGATCACCCGGCTGTCCGCCGGCCCGACCAACGCGCCGGCGCTGTTCAACCTGGCCCAGACGATGTACCTGCTGCCCTGGTCGGTGCTGGCGGTGCCGCTGGCGGTGGCGGCGTACCCGGCGCTGGCCGCCGCGCACGTCGGCGGGGACGTGCGCGGCTACCGGGACACCCTGGCCCCGACGGCCCGGCGGGTGCTGCTGTTCAGTTGCCTGGGCGCGGCGGTGCTGGCCGGCACGGCCGCGCCGGTGGCCCGGTTCTTCGGCTATCCGGGCGCCCCGGCCGCGCTGGCCATCGCCGGGTTCGCCCCGGGACTGCTCGGGTACGGACTGTTCGCCGTGCTCAGCCGCGCCATGTACGCTCGCGGCGGCGCGCGGCCGGCCACGGTGGCGATCGTCGCCGGCTGGGCGGTCGCCCTGCTGGCCACGCTGCTGCTGTCGGCGCTGTTCCCGGTCGGGTACCGGGTCTTCGCGGTCGGCTGCGCCAACTCGATCGGGATGCTGGTGATGGGCGGGTTGCTGGTCCTCGCGGTGGTCCGGGCCGCCGGTGCGGACGCGCTGCGCGGTCTGCGCCGTACCGCGCTGGTCGGCCTCCTCGCCGGGGCGGTGGCCGCGGCCGGCGGCGCGCTGAGCGCGTACGCGCTGGCCCGCGCGATGGCGGGCACCCCGGCGAAACCGGCCGCCGTCGTTGCGGGCATGCTGACCGGTGTCGTCACGGGGGTGATGTTCTTCGCCGCCGCCTACCCGCTGGACCGGCAGGACGTCCGGCTCCTGGCGCGCAACCTCCGGCGACGGCTGCCTGGCGCGGCACGGCGGACGGAGGGGTGAGCCGATGAACACGATGCCGAACCCGGGCTGGCCCGGCCGGGTCGCCCTGGTGCTCGCCTCCGCCACCGGCGGGGTGGGTCAGCACGTGGCCTCGCTGGCCCGCGGCCTGGTCGGCGCCGGCACCCAGGTCACGGTCTGCGGCCCGGCCGCCACCCAGGAGCAGTTCGACTTCACCGGCGCGGGCGCCGACTTCGCGGCCGTGGAGATCCCGGCCAACCCCACCCCGGCCGACGTGGCGGCCGTGGCCGCGCTGCGGCGCGGGCTGGGCGGGGTGCACCTGGTGCACGCGCACGGGCTGCGGGCCGGGCTGGTGGCCAGCCTCGCCCGGCCGCCGGTGCCGCTCGTGGTGACCTGGCACAACGCGATCCTCGCCGGGGGACTGCGCGGGCGGATCTCCCGGCTGGCGGAGCGGATCGTGGCCCGGCGCTGCGACGTGGCGCTCGGCGCCTCCGCGGACCTGGTCGCCCGGGCCGCCGCGGCCGGCGCCCGGGACGCCCGCCCCGGTCCCGTCGCGGCACCCGAGTCCGCGGCGCCGCGGCGCAGCCGGGCCGCGGTCCGGGCCGAGTTCGCGGTGGCCCCCGACCAGCCGCTGATCGTCTCCGTCGGCCGGCTGCACCCGCAGAAGCGGCACGACCTGCTGGTGGCCGCGGCCGCGCGGTGGCGGGACCTGTCCCCGCGGCCGGTGGTGGTGATCGCCGGCAGCGGTCCCAGCTACCTGCAACTGGCCGCGCAGATCTCCGCGGTGCGCGCCCCGGTGAGCCTGCTCGGCCACCGCACCGACGTGTCGGACCTGCTGACCGGGGCCGACCTGGCCGTGGTGGCCAGCGACTGGGAGGCCCGGCAACTGTTCGCGCAGGAGGCGCTGCGGGCCGGCGTACCGCTGGTGGCCACGGCCGTGGGCGGGGTGCCGGACCTGGTGGGCGACGCCGCGGTGCTGGTGCCGGCCGGCGACGCCGACGCGCTGGACCAGGCGGTGCGGCAACTGCTGGCCGACCCGGCACGCCGCGCCGAACTGGCCCGCGGCGGGCCGGCCCGCGCCGCCACCTGGCCCACCGAGGCCGACGTGGTGGCCGAACTCGGCCGGATCT is a genomic window containing:
- the recN gene encoding DNA repair protein RecN, with protein sequence MLDELRITGLGVIEDTTLPLTGGMNVITGETGAGKTMVVTGLGLLFGGRADAGRVRAQPGRAVVEGRLRLAEPMATSVHTRVGDAGGEPDDDGSLLLSRTVSVEGRSRAHVGGRSMPVAMLAEIGEQVVAVHGQSDQLRLLRPAEQRAALDRFAGPEHEKLLAAVRDAFHQWRRIEDDLADRRRNARERNQEADLLRLGLDEISRVDPQPGEDDDLKQEAQRLEHAEGLRTAAQLAYQCVTGSGEPVDEAPDATALLGTARRTLEAQSGVDQALGELALRLEEAATLVTDVSAELSAYLAALDADPARLQAVYERRAVLRGLTRKYADDVAGVIAWADRARARLSELDTSDELLDELDRERQRLAGEVAELSGRLSASRREAAARFADQVTVELAGLAMPHARIEVAVLPRTPGRGEPTLVVDGAEVGVAPEGVDEVELRLLAHPGAPSLPLQRGASGGELSRVMLAIEVVFAGSGGPPTLVFDEVDAGVGGQAAVEIGRRLARLARSHQVLVVTHLPQVAAFADRHLVVAKDTGGAVTTSGVHVVEDTERARELARMLAGLPDSDLGIAHAEELLAVAARERRP
- the steA gene encoding putative cytokinetic ring protein SteA, with translation MRLPTLRRSRSAEPGTVVGTARLDRRTKRLVGRLRPGDIAVIDHVDLDRVAADSLVAVGVSAVLNAKPSVSGRYPNLGPEVLIGAGIPLVDDLGESAFQQIHEGDAVRVDGNTVLVNDEPVAHGIRQDAESVAKAMADAREGLSVQLEAFAANTMDYLKQERDLLLDGVGVPDVDTHIRGRHCLIVVRGYDYKADLDVLRPYIREFKPVLIGVDGGADALVEAGYTPDMIIGDMDSVTDDVLRCGAEVIVHAYPDGRAPGLERVHSLGVSAQTFPAAATSEDLAMLLADGKGASLIVAVGTHATLVEFLDKGRGGMASTFLTRLKVGGKLVDAKGVSRLYRQSISGSSLLLLVLSAVAAMASAVAVSTVGKAYLGLVSEWWDNLVFQLGQLFS
- a CDS encoding copper transporter, which produces MINFRYHVVSLTAVFLALAIGLVVGTAALNGEVADSLSNNVAALRKDNQQLRQKVDSLQDEVNREEDFARDTAPMLLTGKLTGRRVLLLTLPSGRDHVDGVNDMLRMAGATITGRVDVQDKFVDPNNGVTLLELAAKAARPSIPASSLPGNSDGVETSSALWAAALLDRPGAPAVSEADRRAVLSTYTSAGYLTVSDKLSNPAEIVVVVSGQPYIDRDSAKKDSSVVTMANQFDRAGAVVVAGSGTSAGNLVSAVRDDPALSKTVSTVDNANTVQGQVVTALAVIEQVTVRKAGQYGLGTGATSPVPNIPAQ
- the murJ gene encoding murein biosynthesis integral membrane protein MurJ, with amino-acid sequence MSGGSPPTGTGAPRLGGRIAGAATLIAVLTVGSRLAGFGRTAVFQSVIGGTDLGAMYVVSNTVPNIIFEIVAGGALASLVVPLLAGAVEAGDRRSVAATTGTLLTWTLGLLLPLAVLVAVFAHPITAVLAADRPAEQVDSAARMLRLFAPQLPLYGVGIVLTGVLQAHRRFAWPVLAPLLSSVTVIGAYTMFAVVVRPGADIAAAGRTGELILAVGTTAGVLVLSLCLLVPLRSLRLRIRPGLRFGGAARSAVGPLALAGGLTVGAQQVALAVTITRLSAGPTNAPALFNLAQTMYLLPWSVLAVPLAVAAYPALAAAHVGGDVRGYRDTLAPTARRVLLFSCLGAAVLAGTAAPVARFFGYPGAPAALAIAGFAPGLLGYGLFAVLSRAMYARGGARPATVAIVAGWAVALLATLLLSALFPVGYRVFAVGCANSIGMLVMGGLLVLAVVRAAGADALRGLRRTALVGLLAGAVAAAGGALSAYALARAMAGTPAKPAAVVAGMLTGVVTGVMFFAAAYPLDRQDVRLLARNLRRRLPGAARRTEG
- a CDS encoding glycosyltransferase family 4 protein gives rise to the protein MNTMPNPGWPGRVALVLASATGGVGQHVASLARGLVGAGTQVTVCGPAATQEQFDFTGAGADFAAVEIPANPTPADVAAVAALRRGLGGVHLVHAHGLRAGLVASLARPPVPLVVTWHNAILAGGLRGRISRLAERIVARRCDVALGASADLVARAAAAGARDARPGPVAAPESAAPRRSRAAVRAEFAVAPDQPLIVSVGRLHPQKRHDLLVAAAARWRDLSPRPVVVIAGSGPSYLQLAAQISAVRAPVSLLGHRTDVSDLLTGADLAVVASDWEARQLFAQEALRAGVPLVATAVGGVPDLVGDAAVLVPAGDADALDQAVRQLLADPARRAELARGGPARAATWPTEADVVAELGRIYAELAPAARPGESSQPSRGRA